A single genomic interval of Helianthus annuus cultivar XRQ/B chromosome 13, HanXRQr2.0-SUNRISE, whole genome shotgun sequence harbors:
- the LOC110887230 gene encoding 60S ribosomal protein L12 → MPPKFDPTQVVDVYVRVTGGEVGAASSLAPKIGPLGLSPRKIGEDIAKETAKDWKGLRVTVKLTVQNRQATVSVVPSAAALVIKALKEPERDGKKVKNIKHSGNILLEDVVEIAKVMKVRSMAKELSGAVMEILGTCVSVGCTVDGKDPKDLQQMIADGYVEIPVE, encoded by the coding sequence ATGCCGCCAAAGTTCGACCCAACGCAAGTAGTCGACGTGTACGTTCGCGTCACGGGCGGTGAGGTGGGTGCAGCATCTTCCCTTGCACCCAAAATCGGCCCACTCGGCCTCTCTCCAAGAAAAATAGGAGAAGACATCGCAAAAGAAACAGCAAAGGACTGGAAAGGTTTACGTGTTACCGTGAAACTCACCGTACAAAACCGTCAGGCGACAGTCTCCGTTGTTCCTTCTGCCGCTGCTCTGGTGATCAAAGCGTTGAAGGAGCCGGAACGTGATGGGAAGAAGGTGAAAAATATTAAGCATTCAGGTAATATATTGTTAGAGGATGTTGTTGAGATTGCAAAAGTGATGAAGGTAAGATCGATGGCGAAGGAGTTGTCGGGGGCGGTTATGGAGATTCTTGGTACTTGTGTTTCGGTTGGGTGTACGGTTGATGGGAAGGATCCGAAGGATTTGCAGCAGATGATTGCTGATGGTTACGTTGAAATTCCAGTTGAATAA